Proteins encoded in a region of the Prochlorothrix hollandica PCC 9006 = CALU 1027 genome:
- a CDS encoding DUF4330 domain-containing protein codes for MAILDSQGRLFGRISILDIGAVLVIVLVMVGVFLVPGTTGSVAQVGTVTQPVEVQLWTRGLSVADPAGFLEMLKTEGKVNIIIRNQPYGQVELLKVEETPRSIIVAQPDGSALSIPDPRPELGYTLDFIMTVGGEAQITDSGPVLGNSKLKIGTPVELDGKLYNFNTSVIDIKILDSPS; via the coding sequence ATGGCCATTCTTGATTCTCAGGGTCGCCTCTTTGGACGCATCAGCATCCTAGACATTGGGGCAGTGCTGGTGATTGTGTTGGTGATGGTGGGGGTCTTTTTGGTCCCTGGCACGACGGGTTCTGTGGCCCAGGTGGGCACTGTCACCCAGCCCGTGGAGGTGCAACTGTGGACCCGGGGCTTGAGTGTGGCGGATCCGGCGGGGTTTTTGGAAATGCTGAAGACGGAAGGGAAGGTGAATATCATTATTCGCAACCAACCCTATGGTCAGGTGGAGTTACTAAAGGTGGAAGAAACCCCCCGATCGATCATCGTGGCTCAACCCGATGGCAGTGCCTTGTCCATCCCTGATCCGCGCCCTGAACTGGGGTATACCCTGGACTTTATTATGACCGTGGGGGGAGAAGCCCAAATTACCGACAGTGGCCCGGTGTTGGGCAACAGCAAGCTGAAGATCGGAACCCCGGTGGAGTTGGACGGCAAGCTCTATAACTTCAATACCAGTGTCATTGACATCAAGATTTTAGACTCACCCTCCTAG
- the arsS gene encoding arsenosugar biosynthesis radical SAM (seleno)protein ArsS (Some members of this family are selenoproteins.): MTNLMSPPAVPRAPKATTSLLQRRSPLAQPLQQRATLAALDLSQTRHQGDFDQALAAQGCQSLRPDALEILQLNIGKLCNMACRHCHVDAGPDRTQENMDRDTIDACLAFLDQTTAHTVDITGGAPELNPHFRYLVDQCVARGKQVIDRCNLTVLLLAPLADLPQWLADRGVTVVCSLPHYRQRNTDRQRGDGTFEQSIAALRRLNAVGYGQGDPQRQLTLVTNPVGALLASNQAKAEQEWKAGLLQHQGVSFDRLIALNNMPIARFLEWLEASGNLQAYMELLVNAFNPATLSGLMCRQTLSIGWDGFVYDCDFNQMLDLPIRQNPRAGEPGDRPRLQIRHCTPSDLAQRQIITGSHCFGCTAGAGSSCGGALS; this comes from the coding sequence ATGACTAACCTAATGTCCCCCCCCGCCGTTCCCCGTGCCCCCAAAGCCACCACCAGCCTCCTGCAACGGCGATCGCCCCTGGCCCAGCCCCTGCAACAACGGGCCACCCTCGCCGCCCTAGACCTGAGCCAGACCCGCCACCAGGGGGACTTTGATCAAGCCCTGGCAGCCCAAGGTTGCCAGTCCCTGCGCCCCGATGCCCTGGAGATTCTGCAACTAAACATCGGCAAGCTGTGCAACATGGCCTGTCGCCATTGCCATGTGGATGCGGGACCCGATCGCACCCAGGAAAACATGGATCGGGACACCATCGATGCCTGCCTTGCCTTTTTGGATCAAACCACCGCCCACACCGTGGACATTACCGGCGGTGCCCCCGAACTCAATCCCCATTTCCGTTACCTGGTGGATCAATGTGTGGCGCGGGGGAAACAGGTCATCGATCGCTGCAACCTCACCGTACTGCTGTTGGCTCCCTTGGCAGACTTGCCCCAATGGTTGGCCGATCGCGGCGTAACCGTGGTCTGCTCCCTGCCCCACTATCGCCAGCGCAACACCGATCGCCAGCGGGGAGATGGCACCTTCGAGCAATCGATCGCCGCCCTGCGCCGCCTCAATGCCGTGGGCTATGGCCAAGGGGATCCCCAGCGGCAGTTAACCCTAGTCACCAATCCCGTGGGGGCACTGTTGGCCAGCAACCAGGCCAAAGCAGAACAGGAGTGGAAAGCAGGACTGCTGCAACACCAGGGGGTGAGCTTCGATCGCCTCATTGCCCTCAACAACATGCCCATTGCCCGGTTTTTGGAATGGCTAGAGGCTTCGGGCAACCTCCAGGCTTACATGGAACTGCTGGTCAACGCCTTCAACCCCGCCACCCTCAGCGGCCTGATGTGTCGCCAGACCCTCTCCATTGGCTGGGATGGCTTTGTCTATGACTGTGACTTTAACCAAATGCTCGATCTCCCCATTCGCCAGAACCCAAGGGCCGGGGAACCGGGCGATCGTCCCCGGCTCCAGATCCGCCACTGCACCCCCTCCGACCTAGCCCAGCGCCAGATCATTACCGGCTCCCACTGCTTCGGTTGCACCGCTGGGGCAGGCAGTTCCTGTGGCGGTGCCCTCTCCTAA
- a CDS encoding Crp/Fnr family transcriptional regulator has product MQIEAFSELFPLFNGVSQETLAWLLERVDNHEYPANRAVLMEDAWGNAVYFIVSGWVKVRRLSGDKTTTLAVLGPGDFFGEMAILDESPRSTDVVALAPVKLTSVTAQRFIQTLFKDPQLHHRLLQTMVRRLRQMNSRLQISNEPAHVKLAYTLVDISDNYGSAEEEEKKIFNFPYEDLANVSNIKLDDVTKLMEKMKEKGWIETDDANQVMHLANWKQIRHLAGRA; this is encoded by the coding sequence ATGCAAATTGAGGCGTTTAGTGAGCTTTTTCCGCTGTTCAACGGGGTTAGCCAAGAAACCTTAGCTTGGTTGCTTGAGCGCGTTGATAACCACGAGTACCCTGCCAACCGAGCCGTGCTCATGGAAGATGCTTGGGGCAATGCGGTTTACTTCATTGTTTCCGGCTGGGTCAAGGTGCGCCGTTTATCAGGGGATAAAACCACCACCCTAGCGGTCTTGGGTCCCGGAGATTTCTTTGGTGAAATGGCCATCTTGGACGAGTCTCCCCGTTCCACCGACGTGGTAGCCTTAGCGCCGGTGAAACTCACCAGTGTGACGGCGCAGCGTTTCATCCAAACCCTCTTTAAGGATCCCCAACTGCACCACCGGTTGCTACAGACCATGGTTCGCCGACTGCGGCAAATGAATTCCCGCCTTCAGATCAGTAATGAACCGGCCCATGTCAAGTTGGCCTATACCCTGGTGGATATCAGTGACAACTACGGTTCAGCGGAAGAGGAAGAGAAGAAAATCTTTAACTTCCCCTACGAAGATTTGGCCAACGTCAGCAACATCAAACTGGATGATGTGACCAAGCTGATGGAGAAAATGAAAGAGAAGGGTTGGATTGAAACCGACGATGCCAACCAGGTGATGCATTTGGCCAACTGGAAACAAATTCGCCATTTAGCAGGCCGTGCCTAG
- a CDS encoding M61 family metallopeptidase: MTGAIYSPAAISPVVEGSIAPTLSPHYHIALPEPASHLFEVTLVLRQWSGAVVNLHCPVWTPGSYLVREYARHLQDFSVQGDDRPLPWHKVSKSHWQIQGIGVQPGGAADGGETVTIRYRVFANELTVRTNHLDPSHGYFNPAALLLYVPECLHQPHRVTVTLPHDQWQVATPLVADPEDPHTFIAADYDTLVDSPFELGTHQIIDFEALGQPHQWVIWGKGNLNPAQLVADTQTLIATEAAIFGGLPYQDPYLFLLHLSASGYGGLEHKNSCTLNYPRLALGDRDGYQRFLRLVAHEFFHLWNVKRIRPKGLETFDYAQENYTPSLWFCEGTTSYYDRLIPFRAGLASAQDFLDLMGQDITRLYSTPGRLVQPLSESSFDAWIKLYRRDAHSNNNQISYYLKGEMVTFLLDLQIRANSQNQRSFDQVLQQMWRQFGQPEVGYTEAELQAIIAGVAGCDLTDFFALALHSTEELPFAEALEPFGLSLEMTWAKVPFLGLTLNCDRGQWLVQFVQQGSPAQRVGLEPGDEVLALDGFRLGASLDDRLRDYAPGDTLTLTVFHQDELQTHPITLDLPQPQTYRLVIAANPSPSQVALRQGWLGI, from the coding sequence ATGACTGGTGCCATCTACTCCCCTGCTGCGATTTCCCCGGTTGTTGAGGGGTCGATCGCACCCACCCTCAGCCCCCACTACCACATTGCCTTGCCAGAACCCGCCTCCCATCTGTTTGAGGTGACCCTGGTGCTGCGGCAGTGGTCCGGGGCTGTGGTCAATCTCCATTGTCCCGTCTGGACTCCGGGATCCTATTTGGTGCGGGAATATGCGCGGCATCTCCAGGATTTCTCGGTTCAGGGGGACGATCGGCCCCTGCCCTGGCACAAAGTCAGCAAAAGCCACTGGCAGATCCAGGGCATTGGGGTCCAGCCAGGGGGGGCGGCGGATGGGGGGGAAACAGTGACCATTCGCTACCGGGTGTTTGCCAATGAACTGACCGTTCGCACCAACCACCTGGATCCCAGCCACGGCTATTTCAACCCCGCCGCCCTGCTGCTCTATGTGCCGGAGTGTCTCCACCAGCCCCACCGGGTGACGGTGACCCTGCCCCATGATCAATGGCAAGTGGCCACCCCCTTAGTGGCAGATCCTGAGGATCCCCACACCTTTATCGCAGCAGACTACGACACCTTGGTGGATAGTCCCTTTGAGTTGGGCACCCACCAGATCATTGACTTTGAAGCCTTGGGCCAGCCCCATCAATGGGTGATTTGGGGCAAAGGCAACCTCAACCCAGCCCAATTGGTGGCAGATACCCAGACCCTCATTGCCACGGAAGCGGCAATCTTTGGGGGCTTACCCTACCAAGATCCCTATCTGTTTTTGCTGCACCTCTCCGCCAGTGGCTATGGGGGGCTGGAGCACAAGAATTCCTGTACCTTGAACTACCCCCGCTTGGCCCTGGGCGATCGGGACGGATACCAGCGCTTTTTGCGGTTAGTGGCCCATGAGTTTTTCCACCTCTGGAACGTGAAGCGCATTCGTCCTAAGGGGCTGGAAACCTTTGATTATGCCCAGGAAAACTACACCCCCTCCCTCTGGTTTTGTGAAGGTACTACCAGTTATTACGATCGCCTCATTCCCTTCCGCGCTGGTCTAGCCTCGGCCCAGGACTTTTTGGACCTCATGGGCCAGGACATTACTCGCCTCTACAGCACCCCAGGCCGCTTGGTGCAGCCCCTCAGCGAAAGTAGCTTTGATGCCTGGATCAAGCTCTATCGCCGGGATGCCCACAGCAACAATAATCAAATTTCCTATTACCTCAAAGGGGAGATGGTGACCTTCCTGCTGGATCTCCAGATCCGGGCCAACTCCCAGAACCAACGCAGCTTTGATCAGGTGCTACAACAGATGTGGCGGCAGTTTGGCCAGCCGGAAGTGGGCTACACCGAGGCGGAACTTCAGGCCATTATTGCCGGGGTAGCGGGCTGTGACCTGACGGACTTTTTTGCCCTGGCCCTCCACAGCACCGAAGAGCTACCCTTTGCTGAGGCGCTAGAACCCTTTGGTCTCAGCCTGGAGATGACGTGGGCTAAGGTGCCGTTCCTGGGGCTGACTCTGAATTGCGATCGCGGTCAATGGCTGGTGCAGTTTGTCCAGCAGGGCAGTCCGGCCCAACGGGTGGGCCTGGAACCGGGGGATGAGGTGCTGGCCCTGGATGGGTTCCGCCTGGGGGCTAGTCTGGACGATCGCCTGCGGGACTATGCCCCTGGCGACACCTTGACCCTCACGGTCTTCCACCAGGACGAGTTGCAAACCCACCCCATCACCCTAGACCTCCCCCAACCCCAAACCTATCGTCTGGTCATCGCCGCCAACCCCAGCCCCTCCCAGGTCGCGTTGCGCCAAGGCTGGCTCGGCATTTAG
- a CDS encoding Rossmann-fold NAD(P)-binding domain-containing protein has protein sequence MALMTGATRGIGAASSGDVETEFAEKLYGDRAETAALYGRFPCLQPQDIAAAVVYILAQPPHGQIHDLLLRPSRQPT, from the coding sequence GTGGCCTTGATGACAGGAGCCACCAGGGGCATTGGTGCCGCTAGTTCCGGTGATGTGGAAACAGAATTCGCGGAAAAGCTCTATGGCGATCGAGCCGAAACCGCCGCCCTCTATGGCCGTTTCCCCTGCCTCCAGCCCCAGGATATTGCCGCCGCCGTGGTCTATATTTTGGCCCAGCCCCCCCATGGGCAAATCCATGATCTCCTGTTGCGCCCCAGCCGCCAGCCCACCTAG